The Salmo salar chromosome ssa06, Ssal_v3.1, whole genome shotgun sequence sequence ataaataaaatggtctGTTTTGTCAGAAATGCCAAAGccaatttctggtcccagtccacCCATGCATGGGTTCTTCAAAGGAAAATCCATCCTCTGCTGTAAAAGATAATTTATATCACCTGACAGCCTATAACAATGATACCGATAAGGCTCAATAAAATCATAAAGGTTAAGATAAACCTTTCTGGGGAAATTAAATAGTATCATATTTAGTACAAACCTAGTAGCAAGGACATAGGAGTCCATAAACATAAACAATTGCTAGAAGTTATTTTATATTCTGTAAAACTTCAATTGTGGATACGTTAATTTGTTTCGTATTAATGTAGGCTGGTTTTTACTGGGGGACATTTTGGAACTATTCATATGTTAAAACTTGAGTTGCCCTCAGATGTCAAACTGAGTTGATATGTATGTGTTAATTTCCAATAAATTGCTGATGTCATGCTTGAATACCCTGCAATTTAATGTCATTTAAAGTGAATTAATAAGAGAGAAATTTAGGGtaatgtcacggctgtctgaagaatgggaccaaagcgcagcgtgtgtatcgttccacattttattataactgtgaaactatgcaagacatacaaataaactaatgaacaacacaacaaaccgtgatgaagaggtgcaacatacacttactcaaaataatctcccacaaaaccaagtgggaaaaacaacaacttaaatatgatccccaattagagacaacgatgaccagctgcctgtaattggagatcatccccccccaaaaaacatagaaatacagaaactagaaccccacatagaaatacagaaactagacaaaaacccagcacagaaaaaataaactagaaccaacatagacataaataaacaagacaaaaccccctgtcacgccctgatctactctaccatagaaaataaaagctttctatggtcaggacgtgacaggtaaaTTTAAGTAATGCATGTGATTCCAGAGAAGTATAGaggaaaaaaacatttgttgtCAGGTAAGTGATTGCCTTACCATAGACTTAGAATTGTTCAACGTTTCAACGTTTCTGATCACGTATCTAATCTAATCTAATGTTCTCAGTTTCACCCTCACTGTTAGTACATACAGTGAACTATTTTCAACATCACAGTCCATTTCTCTCAGTTCAGTACAAAAAGAACAAGCTGTGGTCTGTGTCATCAATGACGCTTAAATACACCAGTAAATTAGGCACTTCCTTAGAAAAACCTGTTTGCAAACGTTTCTCACTGTCCTAGAAACAAAGACTTGACTCAGACTGTGGGCGGGGAGATACAGAGAACATGGTGATATTATGATGGCATGAAGTCTTGCGAAACTATAGTGACTCCCCTGTGTACCATTTCCTTCTCTGGAATCACATGACCAAGTACTGCAGAATTTTGATAAGAGTATCAATGTAAATGAAAACTGCAGTAGACCTTTCAACAGCAGGATTAACATTGTTATTTAAGAGTTTGAGGCCTCATTTTGTGACCTCTGTGGAGTCCTTTGGTCCATATATTCTCATTAACTGTACCCTCCACATAATATTAGTATTACATCAAACAGTATTGTTTCTCATTGATTGTACTGCTGTTGAAGTGACTCAATAAAAACAATtgttaaaaaaatacatatacattgatatataactgattggctcaaacacattaagaaggaaagaaattccacaaattaacttttaacaaggcacacctgttaattcaaatgcattccaggtgactacctcatgaagctggttgagagaatgccaagagtgtgcaaagttgtcctcaaggcaaagggtggctccattgaagaatctaaaatataaactatattttgatttgttttacactacatgattccatatgtgttatttcatagttctaatgtcttcactattgttctacaatatagaaaatagtaaaaataaagaaaaacccttgaatgagtaggtgtgtccaaacttttgactggtactgtatatatttcttaattaatAGTATTATATCTCTTTAAATCATCTGAAAACTCCGCATGGGATAGTAGTACAACATGTGATTATACTGATAGATTGATATCCATTTCTGTGTCTTAAATGGAGACTGTTTCAGGTAGTTTAGATAAGTTACAAGTGAATAAATACTAGCGTCCCGTTGTCAACAGAACGCATGTCCTCCTAGATCAGAGTGTAAGTGCAAGCACTGCATCCTGTACAGTAAACTATCAGAAACCACAGTAACACAAACCTACCATCACCTGAGCCCAGATCTGTCTGTGTACATTCCCATCACTCAGCACTTCTGTCAACTTTCCCCTCTGTTGTTTCCTCTCTCAACAATCTCATCCCTCAGTGCTCCGGTAGGGGAATGAGGTGGGGAATAAGAGGGAAGGAGATGATTTAGTCTGATGctaatatagacctgtctatctctCATTAGGACATCAGGGTGCAGGCTCTTCTGGAATCTCCAACTCTATCACATATGTCACTACTCACAGGGCCCacattcacaaagcgtctcagagtaggagtgctgatctggaATCAGTCTGGCCTGACAGACTTTGCAGTCTACTGTTTTTTTCTTCAAAGTCATTgatgtttatgtactgtacaaCACACATGTAGTACAATAACCAAACATATCCACTGTACCTATATTTACCTATACTGTATCACTATGCAGTAGTTCAGTGTATTACTGTGATTCACATAGTGGCTGTAAATGACTGTTTCACCTGTAAACAGTTATAGCTTAAATCCCTTAGATCTCACCTCAGTGGCACAATTACAGAGAAAAGCATGTGTGGTGTTTTACCGGTCATACTCACAACGCCCCTGCATACTACAAATCACCTCAGAGACTCCACGGGTCTCTTAACCTCCTAGATTGGCTGTTAGCTGAGCAGAAACAATAAACTGCACTGAAAGCAAGTAGGAGAGAGCAGAGGCTGGGAGCTCCTTACCGTAAATAGGTTGAATATAGAAGTTTGTAGTGCAGGTTCCAGGCCAGCTATACATCAATTCAGAAAATTGTAGTGTGCAAACTAAGTGTACATCCCAAATCGTAccctagtagtgcactataatatagggaatatggtgccatgtgGGACCAAGCCTAAGATTCCTGGCTGCACTCTCTCATTACAGTGGaggatacagtgagctccaaaagtattgggacagtgacacatttgttgttgttttggctttgtactccagcactttggatttgacatTATACACTGACTGTGAGGTTAAAGCGCAGACAGTCAGCTTTATTTGAGGTTATTTTCAtctatatcgggtgaaccgtttagaaattacataactttttgtacatagtccgtTTATTTTAGGAGACCAAAAtgattgggacaaattcacttatgtgtattaaagtagtaaaacgtTACGTACTTGGTCccatagcacacaatgactacatcaagcttgtgactccacacatttgttggatgcatttgctgttagtTTAAATTATGTTTAAGATTAttctgtgcccaatagaaatttgtggtaaataatgtattgtgtcattttggagtcatttttattgtaaataagaatagaatatgtttctaaacacttctacattcaagtggatgctaccatgattatggatagtcctgaatgaatagtgaataatgatgagtgaacaAGTTAGAcatacaaatatcatacccccatgacatgctaacctctcaccattacaataacaggggaggttagcattttatatcatacccccatgacatgctaacctctcaccattacaataacaggggaggttagcatttgatatcatacccccaagacatgctaacctctcaccattacaataacaggggaggttagcatttttttgggggggggggtatgatattagtatgtctgtaactttctcactcatcattattcacaatacATTCAGGAGTATCCATAAACATGGTAGAACGTTACTTATTCAGGTCCAAGAACCACTGACGATCTCCTCTGTAGTGGGACCACTGCCAAGTCAATGCTTATTGTCTGTATCACAGGACACCAACCAACTGACCAACACCTCTCTCCCATGTAACAGACACTAGAGAGGAAGAGcagaacacaaacacacctctTTCTTTCTGTATCGATATGACATGGTTCTTCAGACAGACTCACACACTGTTCCTTcaagcaggaacacagacagatacacacactgttcctttaagcaggaacacagacagatacacacactgttccttcaagcaggaacacagacagatacacactgtTCCTTcaagcaggaacacagacagatacacacactgttccttcaagcaggaacacagacagatacacacactgttccttcaagcaggaacacagacagatacacacactgttcCTTCaagcagaaacacagacagactcacacactGTTCCTTcaagcaggaacacagacagatacacacactgttccttcaagcaggaacacagacagatacacactgtTCCTTcaagcaggaacacagacagatacacacactgttccttcaagcaggaacacagacagatacacacagtgTTCCTTcaagcaggaacacagacagatacacacactgttccttcaagcaggaacacagacagatacacacactgttccttcaagcaggaacacagacagactcacacactGTTCCTTcaagcaggaacacagacagatacacacactgttccttcaagcaggaacacagacagatacacactgtTCCTTcaagcaggaacacagacagatacacacactgttccttcaagcaggaacacagacaaatacacacactgtTCCTTcaagcaggaacacagacagatacacacactgttccttcaagcaggaacacagacagactcacacactGTTCCTTcaagcaggaacacagacagactcacacactGTTCCTTCAAGCAGGAACACAGATGTCTAGTTCTAGGTCGTTTTAAATGCCAGTTGAATTCATTTCCTGATAAGTGAACCACAACACAGAACATGTCATCTGAGAGGGCTGGATTCATGGTCATGGccggcacacagacacagacacacacacacacacacaagcctgtgtgtccttgtgtgtatatatttacTTCTCTTCTATATGGCCCGACTGACAACACATAGTCCAAGAGACTGACAACACATAGTCCAAGAGACTGACAACACATAGTCCCAGAGACTGACAACACATAGTCCCAGAGACTGACAACACATAGTCCCAGAGACTGACAACACATAGTCCCAGAGACTGACAACACATTGTTTTGGAGGGCAATAGGCATAAGGCTTGATTACGGGTGTGGCTGTAGCAGGGTATTGTAAACAAGAATTAGAATTAGCGTTGTTTCTGTTTAGGTCCCTTTTGGTTGGctccagggtgaagtttccccttaGATACAGATCTAGGATGAGCTTCCCCCTGCCCCCAATCAACCCTAACCATTAGTGGAGAAAATGCtgaactgacccaagatcagcatctaggggcaacttcaccctattcCTTTGGGTGGTGTGGTGGATGCAGGGGTAATAATGTGTCTAGGGCCTGTGTTTTAGTAACCTGGTCACAGATTGGTTTGTGCTGTGAATGGAATGGTTTCAagcatgtaaaatatatatatatatatatatatatatatatatatatatacactgctccaaaaaatatagggaacacttaaacaacacaatgtaactccaagtcaatcacacttctgtgaaatcaaactgtccactttggaagcaacactgattgacaatacatttcaaatgctgttgtgcaaatggaatagacaacaggtggaaattataggcaattagcaagacacccccaataaaggagtggttctgcaggtggggaccacagaccacttctcagttcctatgcttcctggttgatgttttggtcacttttgaatgctggcggtgctttcactctagtggtagcatgagacggagtctacaacccacacaagcctttgtgcaaggaggagcaggaggagcactgccagagccctgcaaaatgacctccagcaggccacaaatgtgcatgtgtctgctcaaacggtcagaaacagactccatgagggtggtatgagggcccgacgtccacaggtgggggttgtgcttacagcccaacaccgtgcaggacgtttggcatttgccagagaacaccaagactggcaaattcgccactggcgcactgtgctcttcacagatgaaagcaggttcacactgagcacatgtgacacacgtgacagagtctggagacgccgtggagaacgttctgctgcctgcaacatcctccagcatgaccggtttggcggtgggtcagtcatggtgtggggtggcatttctttggggggccgcacagccctccatgtgctcgccagaggtagcctgactgccattaggtaccgagatgagatcctcagaccccttgtgagaccatatgctggtgcggttggccctgggttcctcctaatgcaagacaatgctagacctcatgtggctggagtgtgtcagcagttcctgcacgaggaaggcattgatgctatggactggcccgcccgttccccagacctgaatccaattgagcacatctgggacatcatgtctcgctccatccaccaacgccacgttgcaccacagactgtccaggagttggcggatgcttttgtccaggtctgggaggagatccctcaggagaccatctgccacctcatcaggagcatgcccaggcgttgtagggaggtcatacaggcacgtggaggccacacacactacttagcctaattttgacttgttttaaggacattacatcaaagttggatcagcctgtagtgtgattttccattttaattttgggtgtgactccaaatccagacctcgatgggttgataaattggatttccattgattatttttgtgtgattttgttgtcagcacattcaactatgtaaagaaaaaagtatttaataagattatttcattcattcagatctaggatgtgttattttagtgttccctttatttttttgagcagtgtatatatatatacagtcattgacagtcattatatatatatatatacacacgtgtttgataccattatactccagcggtctaaggcactgcatctcagtgctggacgTGTCACTACAgataccctggtttgaatccaggctaccGGCCttgatagggcggcgcacaattggcccagcgttgtcccgggtttggccggggtaggccgccattgtaaataagaatttgttcttaactgacttgcctagttaaaaaatatatatatatctttttttaaatccattattaTGAACCgttctctcctcagcagcctccactgaattGTCGCTATACAGTGTTTAAGAGAGGTTAATCCTCTTTCACTGGAACAGAGGCTTGGGGCGGGGACATTACTCTATCACTTCTAGTGTAATTCTCTGGATCCACCAAACACTTTGCATGGTAAAGGGAGGGGCTTAGACAACAGATTAGATACTGAGAGAAATGTTTCCTGATCTGTTTAGATAACAGTCCCTTTAGGGGCTGGTTTCTCAGACACAGGTTAAGCCTAGTCCAGGACTAAAAAGCTCGTTTGAGTCCAGGATTAGGCTCCTGTGTCTGGGAAATTGCACCCTAAAAGTCTAGTTGTTAGTGAAATAATAATGAAAAGATCAAAATCTTAATTTGAATTGTCTGATACTCTATGTGCTGATGTTTGCGGTGTTGCGGCTGGCTAAGTCATTCAATGTTAATTCATGTGCATGGTTCCTGTCCAATGAACGTAGTAAACAACGATGAAATGAATACGAATACAACATTATTTCTACCCAGCTGTTTTGATGTTATGTATTCTGACTTCTTGTGTGATTAACTAAAGGTGGGATGTTTTAGACGTGTAGTGATGAGAATCTAGTGTAAAATACCCAAACGTATAGTCATGTATGatgtagacccccccccccccaaaataagatCACACAAGGATGTCATTCATTAAAAAAATAGTGCTCTTTATTATAAATTATTGAAATGTCATATGAATATAAATATGTGCAAAGTTTTTAGTTCTGCTTGCTTCTGCGATCTCTTTTTCTTCAAACTCGTTCATGCTTCTACTGCAGCCAGTCACCGGGCTAGACAATAATGAATATCTTTATAAAAGATAGGAGAAAACCTGTTTGCATTTTTCTGTCAGTCATGTAAACATTGTCTGGTTTTAAGAAACATAAATTGAACAGGATGAACCTTAGATGCTCTCTTTGAGAGGAAGAGCGATTCTCAGATTTTAATACATTCAATAGCAAGTGATATCTGGTATCCTGTCTGTGGCACAAATACCACCACATTCATCGGTGTATATTTCCTATCCACTGAGGGCCTACCCGGACTCTATTTCCTCTGTATATAGTGATGTTATTATCTCAAGTATAAAAGCAACCCCTCATTCATTTTTTTGTCATGCAAGTATTTGTTGTTCGGTCAAGAAACTGTTTTGTTGGTGAGTTCAGGGCAGGTTTggcatgttcaaatcaaaagccCTGCCAATCAACCAATCATTACACACATCTTCAACACCTTAAGTCTCAAATATCATTTTCTCCATTCGGCCATTTGTGTGCTTCACACTTCTGTAACATTGGGTCATAATTGGTTTGCAGTTCTGGCTTTTTTTCCTAACGAAATACACAAAAATTGATTCAAAGTGTAATGTTGGAGGTGGTGACGTTAAATGTCCCCTTTGGAACATGGGTTAGAATTCCGGTTGCTAGGCAGCTTCCTGGCAAGGCTGAGACAGAGATCCCAGTTTTCCCAGAGGAGGCCAAAATGCTTGGTGCTCCGACAAACGCGTTTAATACTTCCAGGCTCAGGGCTAATGTCCATGACTAATATCCAACAGCCAGCTAAGGACAGTCATTACAGCCCATCCTGCTGTAATAGTTGAATGGATAGGAGAggctggtgtgtttgtgtgtgtctctcaggccGGTGCCGTGCCACAGCCAGACCCCATGGGTAGCAGCAGTGGGAATGTGTGCTTCGTCAGAGGTGTGAAGGCAGGCAAGATGCTGGCTCAGAGCCTTCAtcgactgaagagagagagcagaccacAGGAGGAAGTTATTAGTCATGCAGTGAGGTTAGAGTTGAGGTTGGGAAATAGTTATTTTCTGGTCCAATCGAAGGCCTGACTGACACACATCTGAACCAATTAGCAGCACGCCGACTGTCCGTTTAGCCTCTCAATGAACcagtcctcctttctctctctctctctccttctctctctttctgtctctctctctctctttctctctctctctctctgcatgaatGAGACTGGAAAGTCTGATGACGACGCCCACCTCTTGTCTTTTGGTTGGCAGCCTGTTGAGAGTGACTGGCTGACGTTGGACCAGTATAGCTCTACTCCTCATGGTAACGTTATATCACTCCTGGGCTTGGGAGACAGGTACAGTACAGCCCTTATGAGAACCACAATACCAAGCATCTTCTTCTTACTGTCTCAGACTGACTCATGTTGCTGCCTTCCCCTCTGCCTCGGCACCCTGATGTGGGTGAACCATCCCTCtaagacacagatacagacagtcatattcccccccccccagttcTGTGGGGTACTGCCACACTGTCTCTCACACCGGCCCAAGTCCCCTTCATAACGCCTTCATCAAGTCTGATGCCATCGAGGCACTACATGTCCAGAGAGGGGCCTAGATGGGCGCGTCGTACTCCTGCAGGAACTCTTTGAGCGGGTGGGGAAGCTGGTCCCGTTTGCTGGATATGTCCAGGTGTCCGTTGACTGTTTTCCTACACAGGTGCTGCAGGCTGGACATAGTGGAGGAGAAAGGTTTGAGGAGCTCCAGAGGGATCTTCTCCCCTCCAGAGTAGATGTAGTAGGAGGCGTTCCCTCCCCTCGTGTTTTTCTCCACCAACGAAGCCCCTTTGGTGGGTGGCATGTAGTGGTGGACCAGCTTGAGCACGCAGTCGAAGCGGGGCACAGCCTGCATGCTCTTGGGGTCCGTCTGAAGTAAGAAGGACCCAGAGTCACACTGGATGCGCAGGTTCTTGGTGCCAGACGCCGTCTTGACGCTGAGCGTGAAGAAGTGTCGGTTGTCGGAGCTGTCGCGGATCAGGAAGGTGCCGACGGACTCGGTGGCCAGCATGGCGTTGGCCTCCTTGCCATTGATAGAGCCCCAGTAGAAGCCGCTCTCCTGGAGCTTGTGCAGGGTGGTGACGACGAGCTGGTACTGCACCTTGGAGCTGAAGGTCTTGTAACGGTGAGGCAGCCGCATGGTGGTGTTGAAGGGGCTGCTGCTCATGACGGAGTCAAACTTGCTGTGGGCTACCATGGCGCTGCACACTGCTTCTTTGCGACCTGCCTGGTGAGCACTGGGCACCACACAGACAACAGAAGACTAGAAGGAGGAGGTCGGAGAGTAGAGGTCACGAATCTCCCTACAGAGGTCAAGGCCTttagttttgttgttgttgtgtctggAGAGGATAGTCCTGGAGAAAAAGCAGAGAAAATCATCAGTGTCCAAAGTATCTGCTCAGAGTGGACTGATTTGGGCATTGAGTGGACCTCAGGGCATTTGGCAATATGATCCAAATAACTGACGTTTAGTTTATGAACTCAAGATATTCAGTTCTATCATTTTAATTATAGAAATAAATAACAGTCGATAAAAGGTTTATTTATAGTGTAATTGTTTTAGGACTGAGAGTAATCTAATACTCCTCAACCCATGTAGCTCTCAGGCAAAGATTATGCTTTGGTTATTATTTCAAAGATTCTAATTAAATTCTCTGGTTACATAGTGGAACATTTTTACCAATGAGGCCCTGGCTATTTTTTGTCCTGTAGCGGACTATTGAGAACCACACGAAGTAATATGATTCAACACCGCTCATGTTGCTATCGTCACTCCAATTACGCACTGCTACATGATTTATAACCATATTACTTACAACAAAACGCCTATATGGCGATTGTATGTGAAAAGTGAAAACATTATATTTCAGTAGAATAGACGTGTTTTGCAATTTGCCTGCCGTGTACTCTGTCCT is a genomic window containing:
- the LOC106606429 gene encoding suppressor of cytokine signaling 3, which encodes MVAHSKFDSVMSSSPFNTTMRLPHRYKTFSSKVQYQLVVTTLHKLQESGFYWGSINGKEANAMLATESVGTFLIRDSSDNRHFFTLSVKTASGTKNLRIQCDSGSFLLQTDPKSMQAVPRFDCVLKLVHHYMPPTKGASLVEKNTRGGNASYYIYSGGEKIPLELLKPFSSTMSSLQHLCRKTVNGHLDISSKRDQLPHPLKEFLQEYDAPI